The DNA segment CAATATTTGTATGTTTCCATTGTGCTTGTCTGTATTGAGTTAAGATGTATCAATTTACTAGTATTATTGCGTTCTTATATACAACATTTTTCTTGACAAAGAATTGTTGACCatgtattgtatatatatatacacttcaTTTGAATAATCTTTAATGTAACTGAAACCGTATTCaaacaagattcaaaatttcttattcaacaaaagaaaaagtaaaagtaaaagagggaaaaaaaaataaaagtattcaTGAAACGGTGGCGCAAACATAAGAATTTAGAGGTGTGAGGCTGTTGCAATGAGTGGACGACTATACAGAAATAGAAACCAAATTTTGATACCTTTTTCcttatttcaaattcattcgtgattttaaaaacgtttttagaattttatgaacaGAAAAATGATTTACCAGAAGTATctgttttttaaaacaaaaaatagaaaatcaaagtttggtaatcatttgagtAATccatgtttgataattatttagtttttattttgttttaaaaattaagcttatttcatcggcatgatttgcatcttttttaaatataattgtagccaaattccaaaaacaaaacttttttaaaactactttttttagttctcaaaatatagcttggttttttaaaccatcggTGAAAAGtagaaatgaagaaatttagaagtggaagtagtgtttataagcttaattttcaaaaaacagaaacaaaatgattactaaacatagcttattttctctcatttttataacaataatttgcatcttattttattcaaattaaccctATTTTCTCCCCTTTTTAtaacaataatttgcatcttttaaGTACAAAAATCGAattcttattcaaatttcaaaaataaaaactttttaaaatgtttttttttttagttttcaaaaattgccttcaattttttaaaacatcgaTAAAATGTGTataacaaaactaaaaatttagaaGTAAAAGGGGTGTTTATaagttaaatattaaaaaaaaaaacaaaaaacgaaattcTTACCAAACagagttttagtttttttttttaaaaaaattaatcttataaaCACTCTTTCCACTATTAAATTTCTTGTTATTGTTACATTTACTTTctaccaatattttcaaaaaacaaataaaattttcaaaactataaaaaaaaatagtttttaaaaagagGCATTGACAAAATAGCAATGAACCCCAAAATATTAGTAAGTATAGAACAATGcaaaataatttacaaatatagcaaaatttagattcaGTTCTcgaagtctatcaacgataaagCCTATCATggataaattttgctatatttataattctttaaaaGTATTGTCTTATACTTAATTATTAGCTCTAAAAGTGTTATCCATTACCattatcttttaatatttttttttttacttttaaaaatcggctaaaaatttaaaaaaaactaagaattaTCGtaagaatttaaaaagaaaatataggaaaaaatatgaaatagttCTAAATATCTAATTCAAATAGAAGTTTATCTaacaagaaatttaaatataatttatgtgGCATCGACTAGATTTGCCACCACCTCTTTCCACTAggctttatattttaatttttttccctttcaaatGCAAAGTTTTAGACGAAGTTTTCTTACTCTAACAtgtcaaaatcaaaataaattggtttgaattttggactaataaaaatttgactttgcaattattatttattatttatttaaaaaagaaaattaattttggactaataaaaatttgacttttgtaattattttattttaaaaagagaaatAGGAATGGGCATGGACGTTTTGGTTGTGCGTGCCTTCTTAAACCGATGACACTCGAATACGTCACTATTGAAAACGAATATAATCCCTTCTCTCCCCCTTTTTGGATTTTTACCCCTTGAAATCGCGCTGTTAGATAGCGACTTCCCCTTCCCCCTTTCCATAAAGCCTTTCTTCCCTCACTTCATTCCCTTTCATTTCACCTCTctcccttccccttccccttccctTCACTAAAATGGCTCAggttctttcttcttccttttttttctctgtATTTCCTCTTTCGCTTCTTCCTTCGTAATCTAATGATTTGGTTTGTCTTcgataattttgaaaattgttgcAGAAAGTTGTGCTGAAAGTGATGACGATGACGGACGAGAAGACGAAGCAGAAAGCAATCGAAGCTGCTGCCGACATCTACGGTTCGTATCTTCATCTTCCTTGGACAATTTTCTGATCTGTAATTGTGGAAAGAAAATGGATCGACTCTGTTTGTTTTGTATATGGAAAATTTGGATTACGGTTAGAAGTGATTTAGATTGTGATGTTGGGATAATTAGGAGTTGATTCGATTGCGGCGGATCTGAAGGATCAGAAACTGACGGTGATTGGATCGATGGATGCGGTGGCGATtgtgaagaaattgaagaaagtTGGTAAAGTTGATATAATATCAGTTGGACCTGcaaaggaagagaagaaggaagagaagaaagaggagaagaaagaagagaaaaaggaagagaaaaaagaggaaaaaaaagaggagaagaaagaggagaaaaagTAAAGTTGAAGTGAAAAAGTACAATTCCTTTACCcttctttcaattttgattttccatttacATATATGagaattctaatttaaataacatcactttttcttttctttttttaaatatttcttttggCTTCATTTAAATACTTGAAGAATCCATATGAAAACATTACATTGTTATATGTTGTTGTTGCTCTTATTATTTTGTTGTCCCGATAAAGTTTATTTTGCGTTATAACGGTCtgattaatttggaaaaaaaataatatatttttaagatgATAATGTATAGTGTGAATCGCGATTTGAATCTCGAATTTTGAATCTCTAACTTCTTAATTGACGACATATGTTTTAGCAACCAATTGAGTTACGTTCATTAagaaatttatatttacaaTCTATGATAAAACGTTGTGCTACCTAATATTGTTTCCATGATGATGTAAGTGTTTcataatttcaaaaagaaaagaaagagacaaGGAAGTTGTGagctatttttcaattttgtttaattgtgCCTTAGTTAAATGATTAGATGTCTATTTGAAATGATTTCTTACATGCttgattaaatattaaaatgtcATTTTAAACAAGGTCTAATTAGGTATTTTTCATGTTGTCTAAACTATATATTGAAGACTAcaagtttctttttcttaaaaaaaatgtaagtatttagttaaaattttaaagggTGTTTCTAACTCAgtgtttgattattttttttcaaattatctttagAGGTCGTTTGTTTTTTAGGAATGGAGAGAATTGAAATCTTATATACTtggaattatatatattaagaatTATAAATGTCCAACATCTTTAGATTATCATGTTTGTTTTTGTAAGAATATTTTTGCAGATATCTGGGAATATTTTGATAACTGTATCTCTTTTTGTAGGATTTCTACTCgaaaatatcttaaatttatataaagttCATAGAATGTTCTTAtgactatttattattttataattaatttgatataatttgaacttatataacatatttgtttttatcaatttaaatttcttttaaaattaataaaatttatattatttttatatgttatttttctcaacaaaataatatattataatctaagattttttataaaataaatattaatttaaatttgaatatattgttaaaaataataagaattatgatataattaaatatatatgaaatacatGATTGAccgtatttattttaattatataatgcaaataaagaataatagatatatatatatgtaaaataaaataaaacagaaGGACAAAAGAGTAAAATGGAGATGACCTCAACTCGGGAATTTGGAAAGTTCATGTTTTAGGAGGACATCCAAACTCTCCAGATGCCCTCCGTCCGAGTACCTTAGGATGTCTGGGAATCTNctaaaaatatatgatatacatgGTTGAtcgtatttattttaattatataatgcaaatgaagattaatatatatatatgtaaaataaaataaaaataaatgacaaaAGAGTAAAATGGGGATGTTTTCAATTCGAGAATTTGGAAAACTCATGTTTCAGGAAGGTATCTAAAGCTCTCGATGGCCTCCATATGGGTATCCTAGAATGCTCGAAAATGTTCAGATATTGGGACATCTCACTGCAAAACAAACAGGATAATACAAATATCAACTCTATGAGAATCTAGGATACCCGTAAAAAAAACGATCCATaatgtaatatttttaaaaatggtacCCTGAATAAATGataaattctttcaaaatacttttttctttgATAAAAAGGCActttaattgaaaaaagaaacaaccatgtcgacaaaaataataaataaataacattttcATTGCTGGCCTTCAAGAACGCGTTTCAAGTCCACGTGTCGCTTTTTGTCTCAACTTTAGAAGGTTGCTACCACGTGGAATGTATTTATTGGGTGGAAATGGAAAATATGTTAAAAATTATCCCTactctttttaaactcttttttacgattattacaaaaataataatcatattgTATaagctttattgaattttcctTTCAGAAAAAAAagctttattgaattttgtattAGGCATTAAAGGGTCTAATTCAATTCTTTCTAATATATAGAAGGATGATGGTGCATTTGGACAGAATAATAACATTTTCTTAGTTCAAATAATATGTTTGGTTAAGAATTTAGCTCTCTGATTTCTTAGTCGGTGTTATATATTTTATGCAAGttgatttatgtttttttggCATTGATATGcgaatttaataatttataaaccTACTACCATAACAAGCTTtctaaatattaaaatacaaAGAAATATGTGAGAATTTGATCTTTATGGAAAAAACATACTGAAATTAATTGTGTTATGTACCATTGAAAATTTCTTCTATATGACCAAAATTTCTAAATATAACACATTAAACCTTCTTAGGaaataatgtatatttttaagGTCTATTTACATTGATtacaaaagggaaaaaaaaatctttcaaaaatacattttcttttaaatgaaatgttttttttttaaagattgtttagaattaaaaattcatatattttttaatatattttttcaaaagtatttttatacaaaaatttgtttgatttaCTCTATACTTAAAATATTAACTCATGATTGTCAAATTACTATGAAAAACGACTATTAAACACAATGAATTAATGAGTTCAAATCGTGTATTATTACGTTATGAGTAGAAATGGTCGCTGAGGTGACAATAGTAGTTCCCGACAGTGGGAGACTGTGGTTGTTTGCATGAGATTGGAAGTAGTCGTTGGAGGTTGGTGATAGTGACAACTATAGGGAAGTGAAGGTAGGGTGAAGTATTATTGTCATTATTACATAtcaggaaaattttgaaagaattcCCATTTAAACACTCAAAAACCCTTTTTCTAAATTTGCATTCAAGTCTTTAACTTTTCTCAAACTCAtatttcaaaaatcattttagttGGGTGATTATCAAATACTACAAATTTTACGAAACGGACTTCCCTAAAAATTAAACGCTTGGAAAGGCAATCGAAACACACCGTTAACCCTATTAGAAAAAAgctaaaatttttatatttacaaTAACATAAAAATATGCCACGTGATCAATATTTTGatcgatattttcatataaTCGAGATACCGACTATTAAAGAAGCCAATGTTTAGGGGggggggaagaagaaaagaaaggtgTGTGGTATAAGTTTTGATTTGTTATTGAGATGGGATGTTATTTTGGTGGTGGGAAATATTTGTTGTTGACGCAAAGAATGACAATGAAATATAGAATCGGTAGAAATGCCAAAATGTTTTAGTTTAAAACGGTGTGGCCAAAAATAGTtgtgtatatatttattataatcaTTATTTGTTTTAATGCTCTTCGCTAATGATTTGTGATTTGGAATGTTTCATACGCAAACCTTTCAACCCAATTTTGGTATTGGTGCCTACTGCTGACGCCCTATATATGCTCTTCTATCTTTTTCTCAcattactttatatatatatatgaagaaaaaaaaaatacactacTTTTGGCCAGTTCTGCTCAATATTAGCTGCATCTTTCAAATGACTTTGGTGTTACATATAGAGCTGTCTAATTTCTCTATGGATAGAGTCTTAGATATGTTCAATTTCTTTATGGGGTCCCATCCTAAACGGGACGAAGATTTCTTGACTAGACGGAGAATGGAGGAGAGAGTTcgggaaaaaaaatttccatgAGTTAAACGGGGtcggggatggggaatgcattccTCATCCTCACCCTTGCCCCGTTTCCCGTCCCTACCCCATTTagcttctacatatttatttagtgtaattatttaatgttatgttgttattattattatataaatattatatttaaatttcatatttgataatttattgggaaaaataatgaatatgtttaaattgaatatttaaatttatattatatatgtgaataatttgatttctatttatttctttctactaaaaaaattaattagcttttttaggctaaaatttgtataatttatctttaaattcaaattgtcatgtaaaactaaccataataaacaacttagtgataaagttaattattcaattaaaatttgtttacattagtgatttaaattaattgatttttttatagaaaaaaggtAACAGGACAAATTTTTCCATAGAGAACCCGATCCTTGTGGAGAATTTCAAGGGGGATGAGGAATGAAATAGGGAttggggacggggatggggaatggcatccccgGCCTCATCCCGTcccatggacatctctagttATATCTAAAACTATTgtaaaatttaaaggaaaaaaatgggaCAAAACAACTTTTTTGAAATGTGGATTTTTCTTACTCTTTAACATTTGATTTATAGTGTTGGGTAATGGAATTAAACTTGTAACATCGAGGCTGATGAAAGTAATCTTGTTGAGGATCTacaatcaaatgaaaattataataatcGATATATAGTTCAATATAGCACCTATAACCCTAGCACATGCTTCCCACCGAGGCCTGTCTGGTGGAGCGGTCGGCTGTTAACCAATTGATCGTAGGTTCAAATTTTACTTGGGGAGATTTTATTcattctaaattaaaaaattcgGAATGAGAGGGTTCGCTTTGACCATTCAAAGTAAGTAACTCGTTTATGGAACAAATTCAAAGGTAGTTAGACTACTTGGTGGATTTAGTTCATTGATTAACCACATCATTATGATTCCTCGATTTTAAGCCTAACCTGGTTAGTTAAACACGATAACATTCCATGCTGATTGAAATCCCCTAATTCAACCAATTAAACATAAACAcccaaattaattataaactaCTTAACAAGCTGGGCAAGTGTCTTACTTGTCAATGTGTCGTATTAACTTTATGGATTGATTCAAACGTGAAATTAAATTGACCATATTTAATTTAGCGATTTTCTGTTCTAAGGGTCGATTGTGAAACATGATAAATGTTAGAGATGTTGTGTTGCTTATATTTGTTCAAGTTTGGTAAATGTTATTCAGGTGTCCCTACGTCTCTTATATCAAAGAGAAGGATTGTTTACGAAAATGTTGATCCTgtgaaatatattttccttatttgaaaattttcgcCCACAGTCTTCTTGCTAGTTTCTCGTGCGCGACTGTTTTGGAATCTAGGATTGCTCATTTGCTTTTTCATTGTGCATGCTTAAAGAAATTGTGATTAATGTTTTGGGTTGGCCATTTCATGAGAATTATAAGTGCCATTGTTTTCTGAGAAAGTGTATCAATCTTTAACGAAACAAAGGTTGTGTGGCTGTAGTTTAGAGGTTTACTCCGAGTCATATTGCCTCATTCTTCTACACCTTA comes from the Benincasa hispida cultivar B227 chromosome 5, ASM972705v1, whole genome shotgun sequence genome and includes:
- the LOC120078170 gene encoding heavy metal-associated isoprenylated plant protein 39, with the protein product MAQKVVLKVMTMTDEKTKQKAIEAAADIYGVDSIAADLKDQKLTVIGSMDAVAIVKKLKKVGKVDIISVGPAKEEKKEEKKEEKKEEKKEEKKEEKKEEKKEEKK